The Coffea eugenioides isolate CCC68of chromosome 8, Ceug_1.0, whole genome shotgun sequence genome has a segment encoding these proteins:
- the LOC113780561 gene encoding probable carboxylesterase 2 translates to MDYAGFDRVSFDGASASGNLAHNMASRVWLEILDGFNLDAIFLNCPYFLGKDLISIELTKLQAKAYVEGIWHYVHPKSTRVDDPLLNPLIEPNLLKLGCKRVLM, encoded by the coding sequence ATGGATTATGCTGGCTTTGATAGGGTGTCTTTTGATGGGGCTAGTGCTAGTGGCAACTTAGCACATAACATGGCGTCAAGGGTTTGGCTGGAGATACTAGACGGCTTCAATCTTGATGCAATTTTTCTCAATTGTCCTTATTTTTTGGGGAAAGATCTAATCAGTATTGAGCTAACGAAATTACAGGCGAAGGCCTATGTTGAGGGCATCTGGCATTATGTTCACCCAAAATCTACGAGGGTTGATGATCCATTGCTGAATCCTCTGATAGAACCAAACCTTCTGAAGCTAGGCTGCAAAAGGGTGTTGATGTGA
- the LOC113780563 gene encoding uncharacterized protein LOC113780563 codes for MDRRVRGRERGRSTRQHPEVGGDRGPEVNQDHGQGSVAGDPVATAINRITDVLERMTEHQAHGAVHHQGGPIDTEDRALERFLKFGPPKFYGGPELEVAEERQVTFAAFQFEGAARSWWNLIRVNWDRNHTPRTSANFTREFNAKFLPPLIQEKREDDFIKCRQGTEGLAAVRIDTFAAAVERAQRVEVARVQVNSSRPRKDLALAAVGSRLMQTLHRPKRAGHTEDRCWRKEGKCLKCGNSKHQVTGCPKIQESGTPIARQATSGGNRAKVPARVYAIADQPVPDFSEVVEGTLPIFYRLARVLIDPGATHSFVNPTFMSEIDEKPVKLPFDLEVRTPMGNKSIITSLAYKNCEFWVGERKMLVDLVSLDIKRYDVIIGMDFLTHYHAKLDCRAKVVEFWIPGEATLKLDVKGRLASSAMISGVRARKMLYKGAQGFLTFLINAPSDQVKLEDVPVVREFPDVFPEKLKTLPPEREVEFKIELVPGMAPISKTPYRMAPAELKELKMQLQDLLERGIVRESDSPWGAPVLFAKKKDGSLRLCIDYRELNEGTIKNKYPLPLIDSLFDQLQGSVVFSKLDLRQGYYQLKIKKENIPKTTSIQDIDILSSQSCHLG; via the exons ATGGATCGACGAGTTAGAGGTAGAGAACGTGGGAGATCAACGAGGCAACACCCTGAGGTTGGTGGTGATAGGGGACCTGAGGTCAATCAAGACCATGGTCAAGGGAGCGTGGCCGGAGATCCAGTGGCCACCGCGATTAATAGAATAACTGATGTTTTAGAGCGCATGACTGAGCACCAAGCCCATGGAGCGGTGCATCACCAAGGAGGCCCAATCGATACTGAGGATCGGGCATTAGAAAGATTCTTGAAATTTGGACCTCCTAAGTTCTATGGAGGCCCAGAACTTGAGGTAGCAGAAG AGAGACAAGTGACTTTTGCagcattccagtttgagggagctgctcgttcctggtggaacctaATTAGGGTCAATTGGGACAGGAACCATACTCCTAGGACCTCGGCGAACTTCACTCGGGAGTTCAACGCCAAGTTTCTACCCCCTCTtatccaagagaaaagagaggatgactTCATCAAGTGTAGGCAGGGGACG gagggaTTAGCTGCTGTTCGGATAGACACGTTTGCTGCTGCTGTTGAGAGAGCTCAGAGGGTTGAGGTTGCCAGAGTTCAAGTAAATTCTTCCaggccaagaaaagatttggcCCTAGCAGCAGTCGGGAGCCGACTTATGCAAACGCTTCACCGGCCAAA GAGGGCTGGCCATACTGAGGACAGATGCTggaggaaagaaggaaagtgCTTGAAGTGCGGAAACAGTAAGCACCAGGTTACCGGTTgtccaaaaatacaagaaagtGGTACCCCGATTGCTAGGCAAGCCACTTCTGGAGGAAATAGGGCGAAAGTTCCTGCCAGGGTGTACGCTATAGCCGATCAACCCGTACCTGATTTCTCGGAGGTTGTGGAAGGTACTCTTCCAATCTTTTACCGTTTAGCTAGAGTACTAATTGATCCTGGCgcaactcattcatttgtgaatCCAACTTTTATGTCCGAAATTGATGAAAAACCTGTTAAGTTACCCTttgatcttgaagttaggacacccATGGGTAATAAAAGTATAATCACTAGTCTGGCTTATAAGAACTGCGAGTTCTGGGTTGGAGAGCGTAAAATGCTAGTAGACCTAGTCAGTTTGGACATAAAAAGATATGATGTTATCATAGGAATGGATTTCTTAACTCATTACCATGCTAAGCTAGATTGTAGAGCAAAAGTGGTGGAATTTTGGATTCCCGGggaagcaaccctgaaattggatgtgaaaGGTAGGTTGGCATCATCTGCTATGATATCGGGAGTTCGAGCAAGAAAAATGTTGTATAAAGGAGCACAAGGTTTCTTAACCTTCCTGATTAACGCTCCCAGTGACCAAGTAAAGTTGGAGGATGTACCAGTGGTAAGGGAATTTCCAGATGTGTTTCCCgaaaaattaaaaacattacctccggagagagaaGTGGAGTTCAAGATTGAACTAGTGCCGGGGATGGCCCCGATTTCTAAaactccgtaccgaatggctcctgcagagctaaaagaattgaaaatgcAATTACAGGATCTATTGGAGAGAGGTATTGTTAGAGAAAGTGATTCGCCATGGGGGGCACCTGTTCTATTTgctaagaaaaaggatggaagtttgagattgtgtattgattatcgagAATTAAATGAAGgtacaattaagaataaatacccgcTACCATTGATTGATAGCTTatttgaccagctgcaaggatcAGTAGTTTTCTCCAAGCTGGATTTAAGGcaagggtactatcagttgAAAATTAAGAAGGAAAACATACCTAAAACTACTTCAATACAAGATATTGACATTTTGAGTTCGCagtcatgccatttgggttaa